A window of Fusarium oxysporum Fo47 chromosome II, complete sequence genomic DNA:
GGAGGTAGATTATGGAGATGGGGAGATACGTGTGCCACGGTGATGACCAGTTCTCGGACTTTTTGTAGTGCAGGTATATCAAGCCTGCTGTGACGAAGCCGTTGATCCATGAGCCCGGGTATGTGTACCTAGGTTGTTAGCTTTGTTGACGAAGcgtggaggaggatgactTACAGGTTGACGATAAAGTTATAAGCTGGTCCAGCAGGCGGTGCGAGAAGAACAACGACCGTGACAATCCAATGAAGAAAAAGCTAAACCGTCAGCCCCATCACTTCGACCAAACACGAACACAACTTACCGCAGAAGCTGGCGCATTGAATGGCTTATTCGACGCCCAGAACCGACTAAATGGCAACATTCCCTCCTTCGCCAACTCCTGATTCAATCTCGCATGTGCAAACGAAACAGCAAGGACATTTCCAAGATTACTCAGCGCCACAAAAGCAGGAAGACTTCGCGCAGCCGCACTCTCACCAAAGATGTTTCGGAAAAAGAGGCCGGCGACGATGACTTCGGACTTGGCGAGGTCTGATTTCGGAATCGCTGCAAAGTACGCTACGTTTGCGAGGACGTACAGAATCGTAACACCGCCGATCGCAATGGGCGCTGCGATGGCGAGAGTTTTCTTGGGGTGTTTTAGTTCGCTTACAACGTAGTTTGCATTCTCCCAGCCTTTGTAGCTGTATATGATATTTAGAAGGGCGTTTGAGTAAGCGTATGCCCCGCCGCCGCCGTAGCCGTCGCCATCTTCGATCCTGAAGGCGTTGTCGAAGTTGTGGGGGTTGGGCACGCGGCGATGGCCTGCGAGGGCGGCAAAGCCTGAaaagacgatgaagaggagaatgACGACTTTGAAGACACCGAGGACGTTGAAGAGACGGATACCCCACTTTGGTGTTACGCTGTGCATGAGGACGGCAAAGGTTACGCATGTTACGGCGATGCCGCGAGCTTCCCAGCCATCGGGTGTTTCTCGTCCAGATGCAAATAGGATATATCGTCCGAATGCAAGAGAGTTACCGGATGAAAACCCAAGAAGAATCATCTGCGATGCAAGAACGCAAGTTGCTAAATATCGAGGACGGCGATAAACGCGCTCAAGATAATTCTTCTCACCACCAGACCGTGGGATAGCTAAGCCGAATTCGAGAAAGACGCTTAGACCGCAGAAGGTGAGGAAGCCGCCGATCACCCATAGCATAAGAGAGATGCCGACAGAGCCAGTAGCTGCAAAGATACTCGACGGCGTTGAAAAGACTAAAAGTCAGCGTGGTCAACTCAGGAAATGGTAAACTTACTTCCTGTTCCGATCATCTTATTCAGAATCAAAAACACAGCGCCCGTAATACCAATCTTTCGATCCTCACTGTACGCAAAGTTCTGCGCGTCAATGGTACTTCCATTATCAGGTCTTTCATCACTGATGTCATCGTGTCTCAAGCCATCAAAGGCCTGAGTCTCTTTACGGTCCGCCATTGCTGCTGAACAAAGTACACGGGAGATTTACGTGCAacttataagaagaagatacGGCGCAGAACGATGTCGACATTTAATCCTGGTTATGCGGAATATGCAGTGAGTTACTCAAAACGGCAGGTCGTGAGATTTGCGGGCGTTGGGCCGGCCACAAAATAAGCTCATAAGCATAAGACAAGGTTTCATGGGTGCCGATCCTACGACATGGGTGTGCGGGCACGGAGGAATATGTAGTATCATTAAAGTATCTAAAAGAGTCTAGAAGCAAAAGATGTGATCGCTCATCTTGGCAGAAGCGCCGGGCTGCTCGAAGCCAAGGTTGCCAAGCGAGGTCTTTGCCGCCTTTACCATCCCCGGCGGTCCGCACAGCATGATCTTCGAGTCGGCGCCTGGCGCGGGGAACTTTTCCTGCATGAGCTCTTGTGTAGCGTACCCCGTGCCAAAAGTCCAATTTTCCGGTGCGTTTTCAACAACGTAGTACAGGCGGAAATTCTGGGGGTATCGACGCGCAAAGGTTTCGAGTTCGTTGCGTAGAAGAATATCTTGTTCTGAGCGGTTTGCGTAGATGAGGCTTACTTGTGTCAAGTCGCGATCGTCTTCGCAGATGGCGCGGATTATTTGGAACATGGGCGTTATTCCTGTTCCGCCGGCCAGCATGCCTATTCGTTTGCAGAGACCGTTCTTGTAGCGCATTGCGCCCTTGGGACCGCGGAAGGAAACCTCATCGCCGAGGGAGAGATTGGCAAGGTATTTTCCTGTCAAAAGACCGTCGGGGTAACATTTGATGACGAGCTCGAGTTTGCCCAGAtcgttgttgttggagatgggTGTGTATGAGCGATTCACTGTCTTGCCGTCGATTTCAGCTTTGATGGCGAGATGTTGGCCTGTTGGGAGACCGAGGACTGTTGTGGGTGTTGGGAGGCTGAAGACAAGACGGTAGACGTTGGGGGCGATTAATTCCTTCTCGATTAGAGGAAGAGCGTGGTATGCTGTTGGGTCGAGCCAGCCTCGTTGAATGAGGGGATTGACTTTTGTGACCTTGGGCATCTTCTTGTGAGGAGCGTAGCTCATAAAGCCGCCCTCTTCGAAGTGAAGATGCTTAGAGAGTTTCTTGGCGGTGATTGTCCCAGCGACGGTGAAGAGTGCTGAAGCAATCAAGAAGCCTTCAAGGAAACCAGGTCCTGAGCCGCTGGTCTTGAGCTTGGGTAATGAGTTAAGCATCTCAGGGTTCAATCGATATGCTTGAAGCGCAACAGCGCCGACAGAAATAGCAGCGGTAGCTGTGAGTGCCGTTGAAGTGAAGCTACTTTCAGCAACAGCCTTTGGAGCCGCCTTTTTGAGCGTCACAGCTTTTGGGGCGCCTCGTACAGGTGCACCACTGTACGTTCCAATCAGATACTCCTCCATAATCTCAAAAGCATCCTCAGAATGGCCTGCATTGTCAAACTCCACCGTTGAGTCCTTGCCAGCAACTTCAATCAGGACATCCGCACCACCAGGATGATCCTCAATGTATTTCGTAACATCATAAACTAAACCGTCAGAAAATTCTCAACCccaaaacaaaaaaacaTACCTTTTCCGTTAATGATTGTCCAACAATCATCACGAGTGTTGTGAGCAGCCACTTCTTTAGCAGTAAACGAAGCCATTTTCTTTAACCGCACAGAAAACAATTACGGAGCGCAGGCACGCTATATGAATGCAATCAAATACCATATCAAGGATTGGCCAGTTAATTTCCTCATCAGGTCAAGCCGAGGCTCCAAGGTCTTTTCTCGGCCGACTGTGGGTCCGGAACGGCCGAGAGACCGTGCTTGCTCCGTTTCATGATTTCACCAACTTTTAAAGGATATAAACCCGATAAACATGGATCAAAGGTTGCATTGACCGAGGCACGGAATTCGGTTTCAACGTAAATGCCGTCGGATTTGTTGTTCATGCCTTGATTGCCTAAAGACACGATAAGCTGCCGGCATATTCGCACCAATTCCATGACTCAAATGCGTTATTTCCATACGAATAAGCTAAATTAGTCAAATCGACGATACCCGTCCAATAGTGCAAGCCACACCGAAACTTAAGTACTCACCAGCGTACAGCGGAGATTTTATGCGCCACCGAATCATCCCGTCCAAGCGTCAAATTCTTCACCCCTATCCATATCTACCGACAGATTGCAAGGTTTGTAGATCCACTCCACGTTGAGGCTCTGAGCCTCGGCTCATTTAACGTCGATGGTCTATATAGACAGACACTCCGTAGCAGCCTGTCATTTGTTAGACAATTCTCagcattcatcatggctacTAAACGCTTCCATCTTATGGGTGAAGACCCTTCAACTGCCCAGGAAATTGAGATCCCTACGTCATTAGACGAGCAAGGTCTTCAACATCTGGTGGCGTCGCATTTTGCAATTGTTGATCCATCTGGTAAGTAGATTCAATGGCTGAAGCGATGTCGCTAATTTCTAGGCATTGGTTTTGTCACTGAGTCCGATGCTTTGACAACCGTTGCAGACGTCCTCGCCGCTGATGACATTTCCATCACCATCGATGGAAAGGCTGTTCGCGAGGTTCCAGGCCCAAAAGGTCTGCCTCTTGTAGGCAACTATTTTGAAGTGTACCCTGACCATCTCGGTAACCACCAACGGTTATTCGAGAAGTATGGCCCTctcttcaagaccaccaaCATGGGCAGCACCATTTATCACACAAATGATCCCAAGCTGGCCAACATTGTTTTCGGCGAGACAGACTTTTTCTCCAAGCGCATCATCGAAGGTCACCCTCTGTTCcccatcaagaacaaggaggcTGGTGTTTTCCTTGGTGACACTGATACAGAAGAGTGGAAAGAGGTACACAAGTTTCTGCCTCCAGCTCTTGGTCCCAAGGCCGTGCGACACTATGCTCCTACCATGCAAAAGACTGTTGAGGATGCGTTCAAGGTTTTTGACGAACTTGATGAGCGCGACGAGGCTTGGAATGTGTATCCTTACATGTTGAAGCTTGGATCTCAGGCTGTCGGCAAGTTGGTGCTTGGCATGGACTTCCAACACTTTACCTCTCCTGATGCAAGACCTCATGCAATGGTAATGAGAATTGCGCAATCTCTGgaactcaacaagaagatcactTCAATGGGCAGCTGGTACAAGAACCTCCCATTCGGTGACCCTCAACGTCTCCGGGATGCTCGCGCGCAcatggagttgatgatgaaggagtCTGTTGAGAACGCTTCCAAGGGTGAGGGAGACTTGGAGCTGCAGGATGCTGCTGTCCAAGCCGAGAACATGGTCGATTATGTCCTTCGTGCTAGTGATAGCAAGGGCAACAAGCTTCCTCGTGAGCGAATCATGGAGCCTCTTGTTGTTGCCACTGGTGCCGGTTTCACAACAACTAGTTCTCTTCTTTCATGGCTGCTCTACGGCCTCGTTGCTTACCCTGGCATGCAAGAGAGACTTCTCCAAGAAATGGTGGacaatggcttcgatgaGAACACCCAAATCACTGCCGACCTTACCAACAAACTTACCTTCCTTGACAAGTACATCAAGGAGACACAACGACGACACAACCCTTCGTACCAACCTGCACGAACAGCATCCGTCGACATGGTCCTCCCCGGTGGCTATAAGCTTCCCAAAGACTCTATCGTCATTCCCGCCCTTCACCACAttcacaacaacaccaagattTGGGACAACCCAGCTTTGTTTGATCCTGATCGATGGGACACTGATCGTGTCAAGAACCGCCCTAATGCTTCGTATATTCCTTTCGCCACTGGACCTCGTATGTGTGTTGGTTTCAACTTTGCTCTGCAAGAAGTCAAGGTCTTCCTGCCCAAGTTGGTGTATCGATACAAGTTCAGTCTTGCACAAGATGGACCTGTTGAGTATGATCCAATGTTTCAATTGATTCGACCGAACAACCTGTATGTGAGGGCAGAGCGAAGGATAAAGTGGCCTTCAAAGAGCGATTAGATTGGGATATGGATAGACAAAAGTATAATAGATTTAATGTACAatagatgagatgagatgtaTGTAAGAACATTGATATACATGGTGAGTAGAGTGATGTCATCCCCGCAGCGCCTTCAAAGCTGAGTTCTGGACGAGTAACTCCTTTGGGTCGCCAGTCTCGATGATTCGCCCATCCTTCATGACAATGGCGAGATCAAAGTCTGTCACATAGTCAAGACGATGAGTGACTTCAATCACTGTTCGCCCTTGCATAACCTCTCGAATGATACGTCGTACGTCTTTGTCGGTAGCGTTGTCAACACTGCTGGTTGGTTCATCGAGTAGGACGATCTTTGAATGCGAGAGGAAGGCTCGTGCGAGACAAAACAATTGACGTTGGCCGACTGAAAATCCAAGCTCACTCAGATCAGCATCAAGTCCACCGCGGGTGTCAATGGTTGCCCATAGGGTAGTCTTTCTAAGAGCTTCAATGAGGATTTCATCCGCTTGGATGAGTGCTTCCGGGTCAAGATTCTGTCGTACTGTGCCTGTGACGCTTACGGGATCTTGAGGGATTGTTGTTATCTGGGATCGGATATGTTGACGTGATAGTAATGCTAAGTCTTTGCCGTCGATATGAATCCTTCCTGATTGTAGCTCGAGTAAACGTAGAATTGAAAGGATCAAAGATGATTTGCCACTGAGATGTCAGCTAGTTCACCGAATCATCAATCGACTTTGGCCATTACCTTCCAGTACGTCCACATACGCAGACTCTTTGCCCAGCTTCAACAGTAAGAGAAACATCACGAAGTACAGGTTGCGATTCATCACTAGGTTGTTAGTCGGAACTCCCAGGAGAGGCTCTCGCGTACCTGTATGACGCAGTTACGCCATCGAACACGATTCTACCCCCTGGCCAATTGTCTGGCACTTCGGTCTCATCCTGCTTATTTTCGTTCGGGGTGTTGCTGATGAACGATTTCAACCTGGCAATAGCTCCAAGTGACGTCTCCAGAGTCGTCCATTGATCAATCACCGTTGTTAGTGTCAGGTTCAGCCCTAGCAGGTTGACCATCGCTAGCCCAATGGCACCCTCGCTAGTGGTACCGGGAATTCGAAGCGCAATTGTGACTAACAAGATGGCCATCCCAGCAACGAAGAGGTCCAGCACTAGTTCTAACCATCGCTGAATACAAAACATGAGATAGAAAGGTTTCTGTGATGTATTCAGCATACGACAGCTTTCATCCAGAAACTCATCTGTCCAACCGAATGAGCGGATAGTTGCGAGTCCAGCAGTAATCTCTGTGAATTGTGTGTAGAGTGGTGTCTTGGCTTCCAGATCCAGTAGTCGCATCTGTCGAGAGGTACGAAGGTAATACTTCTGGATCAGATATAGAGCCAAGAATGAAATTGGGAGAAACGCGCCAAAGTAGCTGGCTCCGGATGCTACCACACCAATTTGAACCAGACATCTCAAGGTCACTGGGAGAGTTAGCGGAGTCTCATAACCAGGAAGTGCTTACAATCGAGTGTCAGATAGAACGCTAGTGGAAGAGACATATCGATGAGTGTCATGTCCTGACTGAAGCTACTCGGATCAGTAAAGACTTTGGAACCGGTCCTTGACCTACCGGTTCAGAATGCTACCGTTTTCTGTTGATGTAAAGAAATGCAAAGGGGCTCTGTCGAAACCAAGTTAGATACGGACACCTCGATAACTCTGACGAGTCCAACACTAGACGGCGTACGCACCTGCAGACAGAGTTCAAAAGCTGCTCGTGGAGGTTGTTTGATGATTTTTCGACGCCTACAATGAGAAAGTAACTGATAATCAGCGAGGTGCTTCCATAGCCGGTTCACTTACTCGATGTTTAGGAGTGCCAGGGCCATTGAAGCAACGACTAGTCCTATATACCCTCCTGCGTAATGGGCATCCTTCGAGCCTTCACCTTTTTCCGTCCATATTCGTAACCAGATTTCTATATCATTAGCCTCGTCTGAACAAAGATCACAATACTCACGAGGCATGGCTTCAAGTACGGCGCCGATCACTGAAGTTGGAAAGATGATGCTAATGACTTTCCAACCCATTGACTTAACATATATCTTGTAACAATCGGTATCCCCAGTCTTTCGAGTCAAGTCAATTTCCTTCTTCGGAGTAAGCTTGACTATGTCCTTTTGTGTAGGTTCCTGAGTTTCGATTGGTGCGATAGTATTTAGAGTTTCGGTGGCTTCAAGTTGAGAGTATGGAACTTGATTGCGAGTGATTCGGCCGTCTTCAATCACGGTAACAAAGTCCGCGAATGGTAGATAATGAACTAAACTGTTAGAAAAGCTTCAAACCGGGAGAGCCCATACCGTTACTGGTTACCAAGACAACAGTGCTCGTCCGAAGCAAACCATCAGACCCCAGAAGGCGATGGAAGACTGTATCTGCAGTCGTTctgtcaaggctgctgaagacATCGTCAAGTAGAATGAGCTTTTTTCGCGAATAAACAGCTCGTGAAAGGGCAACCCTCTGTTTTTGGCCTCCACTTAAAGTCACTCCACCAGAACCAACAGTTGTCTCTTGACCTTGGGGCAATTGATGGAGATCCTCATCCAAAGCGCAAGCATGAAGAACTGTCGACAGCCACTTGTCGTCTATCGGCGACAGCCCAACGATGTTTTCTCGAATTGTGGTGTTGCGGAGCCATGGTACCTGGTCGCAATACGCAAGAGAGTCCTCGGTCTTGACCGTCCCCTCTGCTGGTATAAGCTCGCCGATGATCGCTCTCAAGAGTGATGACTTTCCGCAGCCTACCCTGCCTGCAAGCATGTTTAGTGTCCCGGGCGAGATGTGGAGGTTTATATCGGTGAGCAAAGAATTTCCGTCGGGCGCCTGAAAGTTGGCGTTCTGCACAGTGACGGCGTCAACATCGACTGTCTCCTTAGCAACAACCTGCTCATCCAGGAGCAAAAACGCTTGAATCCTGCCACAGCCCCCGACAACACCTGCAATCTGCATCAAGGAGACGAGAATCATGATAAGTGGTTGAGTCACAAGAGAGATCAGGGACAGCGATGTGAACGCTTCTGCGACACTCAGGCCTTCATCTGCTTTGGTCCAGTAAATTGCAGACATGATGACAACCACCGGAGTCAACTGGGCAGAGATCATGGCTGTACCGTTAGCGATGTAACGCAATCATGAGGCGACTTACCAAGGGCATTGAAGTAGACGAGCAACCATCGGAACTTGGCAGATACTTTGAGCTCTTTGACTCTTAGGCCCTGGACCATTTTGCGAAAGAAATCTGTCAAGCCCATCATTTTGATGCCTTTCATCTGATTGAGCATGCTTGATGTTTCACCAACTCGCTTCTGAACAGCTTCATTCCATTTCACTGTCGCTGGCTCCATGGCTGGAGAGATGATGCCGCTGAGGATCGTTGTGACTTGACTGTTAGCTTGGTCTAACGTGGGATAGAGTACTCACTGACGGTTGGAACCAGCACAAGCAAGCTAGGCTTACCAACTTGACGATAAAGCAGATAAATCCCCACAGGAAGTTCAAGCATGTTTGCCCACATATCATGGACCGAGGCTCCGGCAGCAACAATAGTCTCCACGTCCGCCGTCATGAGTGTAACAGGTGCAGAGTCCTTGATGGACGTggtcttgagcttgagcgtcttcttgaagatcaaagaCACTAATCCACCTCTGTACATAGTCACCAACTGGTAAGACATGTGTTTGTGCCAGGCGCCAGAAATGGCAAGGCCGAGGTAGATGAGGACTGTTGCTCCGATGAGCCCGCTGGAAATTTGGACCGACATTTCCTTTTTGCTGACGAGCACGATGACGGATTGGATGAGGAAGGGCTGCGCAAAGTTGAAGCCGCTGTGAAGGAGTCGAGGGATGATACCGGCAGCGAATTGCCACTTGTATGCGAGGAAAGTGGATTTCAAGAGACTGGGCTGGCCACTATTGCGGGCTGCAACTGTTAGATGTCCACAGCAATAAGGTTCGGGATTGATCGGAGAGTCTCGGCTTACCTCGTTCCCATTGTTTCTCCAACGGCGCTGATACATGGTCTGTATCAAACTTTGAGTCTATCGCCTGTAAGTCTTCGGTCTCGAGAATGGTGCGATGGCCTTGCAGAAAGAGTCCATTCAACCACCAGAAGAAACTCCTGTTGACCACTCCTGATGAGGTCTCGTgtatcttttctttttcgttgagtAGGCTCTTTGGTGTTTCTTCGAGAATCAAGAGAATCGTCTTAATTACGAATGAGGCAGTGAATACAGCTGCAATTGTCCGCATCGATCGTATCCAAAAGGTTCGGACGAGGGCAATGtcgaggatgatggtgacgaCGAGAAATGCCCCGATCAACTTCGGCGGTTTCTTTGAGTTTCGGTGTTCAACGAACGACAAAGCGGCAAGTGCAAAAGATTCGATCAAGCCAAGGACAGGCTCAGCGATGGCTGTATTTGTCGAGTTTTGTCGGCACCAGAGGACAAGTAAAGCGGTTTGAAGGCTGGCATAAATGGCGATCGTGACCTGATTTGTTAGCACaaggagcaagaagaagcgattGCTTACCATTTTTGCCCACAACAAGGGTTCAGATTTGGTGACCCTTTCATTGTTCCAGAGTACATAGAATCTCAGCGGCACAAGCAAGATGAACAGACCAGTCGGGAGGAGAGACAAAATACTTTGTTCAAAAAGAATTGTAAAGTCGAAAACGCCCGCTCGCTGCGGGCCAAAGTCTTTATCCGCATTCATGGTATGAGTCTGtcatgatcttgagaagtcGCATGTTGTCGCGTCCCTTCAGGTTATATACCATCAAGCTGGGTTGGACGAAGGTGCGCAGCGCTCCAAAGCACCAGAAGAGGTTTAGCGCGGAGTCATGATTGATAATGTGGGGGCAAACGGGATACGGGATACGGAATACGGAATACGCGTTGAGCCTTGCTGCTAAAACAAGCATTGCCTTTCGTTACGGTCATCCGATTGACTGTATCGTCAGCGTGGTTCGCGTCGATTCAGGTCAGATATACCAGTGGTCGAACGGTACCCAGCCCTGACCCGACATATCATCCCCATCCTACCAGGCACCATCAGTTTCTCGTCGTGCTTTGTGGCATCAAGCATAACTCACCCTGGCCAGCTCGTTATAGCAGCGTGGAGCTTCAAAGATAAACATGATTCAATCCATATTTGAGAGACAGAGTGCCAAAGATCGATATCGGTACTGCGAAGGCGCCGCCATATTCTCTGTACACTAATGTCAgcaacacaacatgaatCCTATGCTCACCGGGCTCAATGAATGAATGAGGTATCGCAAGCCGAAAATGTCAGGTTCATTGACAGAAAGCTTGCTCAGGAACCCAAAGAACATGGCGGCCCTAGATAAGCCTCTGCCAACTCAGCGCTGAGGCGCAAAGAGGACTGGTTCCGAAGCCAGGCGACCGACCTGCGACCCAAAGAATATGGCGAGCACAGGGGAGGTCCTTCCGCAATCCCCGATCCTTCTAGAAAAGGAGGTAAATGCGCTCGTTAAATAGGTAGGTGTTGGAATTTTACAACAACTGCGGCCCGAGAAGTCCAGTTTTTTTTGCATGGTGTTAGAAGGAAAAAAAGGTGAAAAGAGAGGGGAAGGGGTAAGAGAGTCCTTGGTGGCAGTGAACTGAGGGCAGGGCACTGTGAATGTGGGCATTGACGTCAACAGTGGCAGCAGCAGTTTGTTCACAACAGAAGCCACAATATGGCCTACTCATGTTGTGGCGTAGTGTTCCGCTGTTATGCTGCAATGTTAACTTGTTAAGGTTCAGGGCGCGTAGTTTTCTTGCTTGGTAACTACGTTGGCACCGTCAAAACCCATTGGTCACGTATGATACTGCATTTAGCCAAATTGCTAGAACTTTATAATTCACTATTGATCTAATAGCACGCCCATTTCGAAGAAACAACCTATTCcgggttggtgatggttgcCATTCCGGCCCTTTGTTTGACCACCAGAATGATAAAGATCAGCTGGACTCACTCCCTCGGCCTCCAAGTCGATTGTGGTTGGATTCATGATACCGCTTACATTTCTAATCACAGTCAAAGGACTATGCATTGAGTTTCTTGCATTTAGAAACAAACTTCGAAATCCTGAAATGATATGTCAAGCTAATAAGTCATGTTCAGAACACCGCTTACGTCAATAATGGTATGAATGTAACCACGCACTGCTCTCTTTCAGTAATTGGAAGGGTCTCATGATAGGCTTACTCCGCTGAAGTAAGCCATGAAGCAGCATGTCACAAGTTTCGCTGTTGCTTATTGGTATTGCGCTTTCAGCTCTATCCTACTATTGAACAGTGGCTGTGAAGCCACACTGCTAAAGAGGTATGACTaaacatcatcacatcacatgCTTTCAGCTTGCATTCATGAAAAGATAAATAAGGGCTAACTTCCACGAGTGCAGTCTTCTCTCCCCAAGCCCGAAAACACTCACTCTTCAACAGTGCTCCTTCATCACATCAAATTGCCTACACCTTGACCCATAAACCCAAATCAACAAATAACCATGACCAACCAGACACCACTCTATGGTAACAAGTTTGCCGAACTGGTCGCCCAAGACGTTTCGAACCCCCTTCCAGCTGAAAATGCAGTCAATGCTAAACTAACCAGCATCGACGGCACTGGGACTGCCGCACTGGTCAGCAGACTGTATGTCCCTGAGGATACCAAGAGATATGGCGGCTTCGGTTTCATCTTCAAAGATGATTCTACGTATGACGA
This region includes:
- a CDS encoding amino acid/polyamine transporter I, yielding MADRKETQAFDGLRHDDISDERPDNGSTIDAQNFAYSEDRKIGITGAVFLILNKMIGTGIFSTPSSIFAATGSVGISLMLWVIGGFLTFCGLSVFLEFGLAIPRSGGEKNYLERVYRRPRYLATCVLASQMILLGFSSGNSLAFGRYILFASGRETPDGWEARGIAVTCVTFAVLMHSVTPKWGIRLFNVLGVFKVVILLFIVFSGFAALAGHRRVPNPHNFDNAFRIEDGDGYGGGGAYAYSNALLNIIYSYKGWENANYVVSELKHPKKTLAIAAPIAIGGVTILYVLANVAYFAAIPKSDLAKSEVIVAGLFFRNIFGESAAARSLPAFVALSNLGNVLAVSFAHARLNQELAKEGMLPFSRFWASNKPFNAPASALFLHWIVTVVVLLAPPAGPAYNFIVNLYTYPGSWINGFVTAGLIYLHYKKSENWSSPWHTYLPISIIYLLANVFLALVPFIPPDGDWNADGYPYYVFPVVGVGVLILGGVYWSFWTKILPRIGGYKVVADRTFDDSGVETVRYRKVPVKRD
- a CDS encoding cytochrome P450, which produces MATKRFHLMGEDPSTAQEIEIPTSLDEQGLQHLVASHFAIVDPSGIGFVTESDALTTVADVLAADDISITIDGKAVREVPGPKGLPLVGNYFEVYPDHLGNHQRLFEKYGPLFKTTNMGSTIYHTNDPKLANIVFGETDFFSKRIIEGHPLFPIKNKEAGVFLGDTDTEEWKEVHKFLPPALGPKAVRHYAPTMQKTVEDAFKVFDELDERDEAWNVYPYMLKLGSQAVGKLVLGMDFQHFTSPDARPHAMVMRIAQSLELNKKITSMGSWYKNLPFGDPQRLRDARAHMELMMKESVENASKGEGDLELQDAAVQAENMVDYVLRASDSKGNKLPRERIMEPLVVATGAGFTTTSSLLSWLLYGLVAYPGMQERLLQEMVDNGFDENTQITADLTNKLTFLDKYIKETQRRHNPSYQPARTASVDMVLPGGYKLPKDSIVIPALHHIHNNTKIWDNPALFDPDRWDTDRVKNRPNASYIPFATGPRMCVGFNFALQEVKVFLPKLVYRYKFSLAQDGPVEYDPMFQLIRPNNLYVRAERRIKWPSKSD
- a CDS encoding P-loop containing nucleoside triphosphate hydrolase protein is translated as MNADKDFGPQRAGVFDFTILFEQSILSLLPTGLFILLVPLRFYVLWNNERVTKSEPLLWAKMVTIAIYASLQTALLVLWCRQNSTNTAIAEPVLGLIESFALAALSFVEHRNSKKPPKLIGAFLVVTIILDIALVRTFWIRSMRTIAAVFTASFVIKTILLILEETPKSLLNEKEKIHETSSGVVNRSFFWWLNGLFLQGHRTILETEDLQAIDSKFDTDHVSAPLEKQWERARNSGQPSLLKSTFLAYKWQFAAGIIPRLLHSGFNFAQPFLIQSVIVLVSKKEMSVQISSGLIGATVLIYLGLAISGAWHKHMSYQLVTMYRGGLVSLIFKKTLKLKTTSIKDSAPVTLMTADVETIVAAGASVHDMWANMLELPVGIYLLYRQVGKPSLLVLVPTVITTILSGIISPAMEPATVKWNEAVQKRVGETSSMLNQMKGIKMMGLTDFFRKMVQGLRVKELKVSAKFRWLLVYFNALAMISAQLTPVVVIMSAIYWTKADEGLSVAEAFTSLSLISLVTQPLIMILVSLMQIAGVVGGCGRIQAFLLLDEQVVAKETVDVDAVTVQNANFQAPDGNSLLTDINLHISPGTLNMLAGRVGCGKSSLLRAIIGELIPAEGTVKTEDSLAYCDQVPWLRNTTIRENIVGLSPIDDKWLSTVLHACALDEDLHQLPQGQETTVGSGGVTLSGGQKQRVALSRAVYSRKKLILLDDVFSSLDRTTADTVFHRLLGSDGLLRTSTVVLVTSNVHYLPFADFVTVIEDGRITRNQVPYSQLEATETLNTIAPIETQEPTQKDIVKLTPKKEIDLTRKTGDTDCYKIYVKSMGWKVISIIFPTSVIGAVLEAMPQIWLRIWTEKGEGSKDAHYAGGYIGLVVASMALALLNIDYFLIVGVEKSSNNLHEQLLNSVCRAPLHFFTSTENGSILNRFSQDMTLIDMSLPLAFYLTLDLTLRCLVQIGVVASGASYFGAFLPISFLALYLIQKYYLRTSRQMRLLDLEAKTPLYTQFTEITAGLATIRSFGWTDEFLDESCRMLNTSQKPFYLMFCIQRWLELVLDLFVAGMAILLVTIALRIPGTTSEGAIGLAMVNLLGLNLTLTTVIDQWTTLETSLGAIARLKSFISNTPNENKQDETEVPDNWPGGRIVFDGVTASYSDESQPVLRDVSLTVEAGQRVCVCGRTGSGKSSLILSILRLLELQSGRIHIDGKDLALLSRQHIRSQITTIPQDPVSVTGTVRQNLDPEALIQADEILIEALRKTTLWATIDTRGGLDADLSELGFSVGQRQLFCLARAFLSHSKIVLLDEPTSSVDNATDKDVRRIIREVMQGRTVIEVTHRLDYVTDFDLAIVMKDGRIIETGDPKELLVQNSALKALRG